One part of the Deltaproteobacteria bacterium genome encodes these proteins:
- a CDS encoding TIGR03620 family F420-dependent LLM class oxidoreductase: protein MDIGKLGAFCFLDAMGAEESAAFCRRVERMGYKVLWTPEAWGRDPFAHGGYLLAKTDRLIYATGIANIWVRDPMTMAMAAKTLAEIAEDRFILGIGVSHRSLVEDLRSHTYTKPYSYMSEYIPKMKSALYRAVAPKTEPPLVIAALHPKMLALAAREARGTHTYLCLPEHTKRAREMMGPDAWVCPSVIVILERDAAKARARARQHLSFYAYQENYQRILLAQGLTRADFDNGCSDRLIDTMVAWGSEEQIRERIDAHLTAGANHVCLMPLRCDHDALPDERALEAFAPR, encoded by the coding sequence ATGGACATTGGCAAGTTGGGAGCCTTTTGCTTTCTTGACGCTATGGGTGCGGAGGAGAGCGCGGCGTTCTGCCGTCGAGTCGAGCGAATGGGCTATAAGGTGCTGTGGACGCCCGAAGCCTGGGGCCGCGATCCCTTCGCACACGGTGGGTATCTGCTCGCCAAAACTGACCGGCTCATCTACGCCACCGGTATTGCCAACATCTGGGTGCGTGATCCCATGACGATGGCGATGGCGGCCAAAACTCTGGCCGAAATCGCGGAGGACCGTTTCATCCTGGGGATCGGAGTCAGTCATCGTTCTCTAGTCGAGGATCTCCGCAGCCATACTTACACCAAGCCCTACAGCTACATGAGTGAGTATATCCCAAAGATGAAGTCGGCCTTGTACCGGGCCGTAGCTCCTAAGACGGAGCCGCCTCTAGTGATCGCGGCGCTGCATCCCAAAATGCTAGCGCTGGCGGCGCGCGAAGCGCGCGGCACACACACCTACCTCTGTTTGCCAGAGCATACCAAGCGAGCACGAGAGATGATGGGACCCGACGCCTGGGTCTGTCCCAGTGTAATCGTTATTCTTGAGAGGGATGCTGCCAAGGCGCGAGCGCGGGCGCGGCAACATCTGAGTTTCTATGCTTATCAAGAGAACTACCAACGGATTTTGCTCGCGCAGGGATTGACGCGAGCAGATTTCGACAACGGCTGCAGCGACCGCCTGATTGACACGATGGTCGCCTGGGGGAGTGAGGAGCAGATTCGCGAGCGTATCGACGCTCACTTAACCGCCGGTGCCAACCACGTCTGTTTGATGCCGCTGCGGTGCGATCACGACGCTTTGCCCGATGAGCGGGCGTTGGAAGCGTTTGCTCCGCGTTAA
- a CDS encoding type II toxin-antitoxin system VapC family toxin, which translates to MKVQRVYVDTSVIGGCFDEEFAPWSKGLMQDFLRGIFKPVLSEIVAAEIVPAPEQVRAQYAELLTLEPQFAELTDEVHQLAAAYEARRILPAKFSNDALHIALATVAEVDMLVSWNFKHIVRFDKIRVFNAVNQECGYKTIEIYSPREVTTYGEGTNSEDT; encoded by the coding sequence ATGAAAGTCCAGCGAGTCTATGTTGATACTTCCGTCATCGGTGGGTGCTTCGACGAGGAGTTCGCTCCGTGGTCGAAGGGGCTGATGCAGGATTTCTTGCGCGGCATCTTCAAGCCCGTCCTCTCCGAGATTGTCGCCGCCGAAATTGTCCCGGCTCCAGAACAGGTCAGGGCGCAATACGCCGAGTTGCTCACCCTGGAGCCGCAGTTTGCGGAGTTGACGGACGAGGTGCACCAGTTAGCCGCAGCCTATGAGGCGAGAAGGATTCTTCCCGCCAAATTTTCTAACGACGCGCTCCATATCGCTCTAGCAACTGTAGCCGAGGTCGATATGCTGGTCAGCTGGAACTTCAAGCACATCGTACGATTTGATAAGATCCGCGTGTTCAATGCCGTCAATCAGGAGTGCGGCTACAAGACTATCGAAATTTATTCGCCGCGAGAGGTAACGACGTATGGAGAAGGAACCAACTCTGAAGACACTTGA
- a CDS encoding type II toxin-antitoxin system HicA family toxin has protein sequence MAKYDKLLTRILQGTDDANISFEELRHLLKRLGFAERIRGDHYIFSKDGVAEILNLQPKGRQAKPYQVKQVRGAIVQYRLAGGDDEK, from the coding sequence GTGGCCAAGTACGATAAACTTCTCACTCGAATTCTGCAGGGAACAGATGATGCGAACATCTCCTTTGAGGAGTTGCGCCATCTGCTGAAAAGGCTAGGGTTTGCGGAGCGTATTCGTGGAGATCATTACATCTTCAGTAAGGACGGGGTCGCAGAGATTTTGAATCTGCAACCAAAAGGTCGTCAGGCCAAACCCTACCAAGTGAAACAAGTACGAGGGGCCATCGTGCAATACCGACTGGCCGGAGGCGATGATGAAAAGTAA
- a CDS encoding type II toxin-antitoxin system PemK/MazF family toxin, whose translation MVTPATGAVVSVRFPFSDLSRTKLRPAVILADVGRDDWILCQVTSKPYGDARAITLTGESFATGSLRVTSYARPGKLFTANRDLMVDQVGTRKEEVFKQIIEAVVAVLRSELTS comes from the coding sequence GTGGTCACACCTGCAACCGGGGCGGTAGTCTCAGTACGCTTTCCTTTCTCTGATTTGTCGCGGACGAAACTACGCCCGGCTGTGATCTTGGCCGATGTTGGTCGGGACGATTGGATTTTGTGTCAGGTGACGAGTAAGCCCTATGGCGACGCTCGCGCTATCACTCTCACGGGAGAAAGTTTTGCGACCGGTTCGTTACGGGTCACTAGCTATGCTCGTCCTGGGAAGCTCTTCACCGCAAATCGGGATCTGATGGTAGACCAGGTGGGCACCCGGAAAGAGGAAGTATTCAAGCAAATCATTGAAGCGGTTGTGGCGGTT
- a CDS encoding type II toxin-antitoxin system VapC family toxin: MRQRVYIETTIPSFYYEVRTEPEMIARRNWTRNWWDSQRHAYELVTSVAVLDELEAGAFPNQDQALELLAEVPLVPVEPAITEIVEAYIKRLVMPQDPTGDALHLALASFHKCDFLLTWNVRHLANANKFVHIRRVNALLGLFTPTLITPLELLA, encoded by the coding sequence ATGCGCCAGAGAGTGTATATTGAGACGACCATTCCCAGCTTCTACTATGAAGTTCGCACCGAACCAGAAATGATCGCCCGCCGGAATTGGACACGGAATTGGTGGGACAGTCAGCGACATGCCTACGAACTGGTGACGAGTGTAGCGGTACTCGATGAATTAGAAGCTGGTGCCTTTCCCAACCAAGACCAAGCCTTAGAACTGCTGGCCGAGGTGCCCTTGGTGCCGGTGGAACCTGCAATCACCGAGATCGTAGAAGCCTACATTAAACGCTTGGTCATGCCGCAAGATCCGACTGGGGATGCACTGCACCTAGCCTTAGCCTCATTCCATAAGTGTGACTTTCTGCTGACCTGGAATGTCCGCCATTTAGCCAACGCCAATAAATTTGTTCACATTCGTCGGGTCAATGCCTTGCTTGGGCTCTTTACCCCGACGCTTATAACCCCATTAGAGCTGCTTGCTTAG
- a CDS encoding type II toxin-antitoxin system HicB family antitoxin: MKSKWRYEIILYWSNADQAYIAEVPELPGCAADGKTYKEAVTNVERIIQEWIETAKELKRPIPEPRGRLLYA; this comes from the coding sequence ATGAAAAGTAAGTGGAGATACGAAATCATCCTGTATTGGAGCAACGCGGATCAAGCCTACATTGCCGAAGTTCCGGAGTTGCCGGGTTGTGCAGCCGATGGCAAGACCTACAAAGAAGCGGTGACGAATGTCGAGAGGATCATTCAGGAGTGGATTGAAACAGCGAAGGAGCTGAAGCGTCCGATTCCCGAGCCAAGAGGACGGCTGCTGTACGCATAG
- a CDS encoding transposase translates to MAVDENNQRPTAPGDVIVLDRGYADYGVMAFLGHHQRDFVLRMPRRRAGLIRGFWDGPQQDQVLEFVAPERQRAFVQQHGLASSVRVRFVKIALADGDIEVVATSLLEAKTVPAAALKTLYGWRWGIETYYDRLKNIFEVERFSGRTVRSIEQDFFGVIFLTTLESVLSKAADEELAQQSAVAQRKYVAQVNHAVSYLALVDHAVALLLDPPGTVADTLAPLHFLFKTNPTLHRPERRFPRHRRSGYRRAWFYRYLVRTVA, encoded by the coding sequence ATGGCCGTGGACGAGAACAACCAACGACCTACGGCCCCAGGGGATGTGATCGTGTTGGATCGGGGCTACGCCGATTATGGGGTGATGGCGTTCCTGGGGCATCACCAGCGCGACTTTGTGCTCCGGATGCCACGTCGCCGAGCGGGCCTGATCCGGGGGTTTTGGGATGGGCCGCAGCAGGACCAGGTGCTCGAGTTCGTCGCGCCGGAGCGGCAACGGGCGTTCGTGCAGCAGCACGGGCTCGCGTCCAGCGTACGGGTCCGATTCGTGAAGATTGCCTTGGCGGACGGCGACATCGAAGTGGTAGCGACCAGTCTGCTAGAGGCCAAAACAGTTCCGGCGGCAGCGCTCAAGACCCTGTACGGATGGCGGTGGGGCATCGAGACCTATTATGATCGGTTGAAGAACATCTTTGAAGTGGAGCGGTTCAGTGGGCGCACGGTGCGCAGTATTGAGCAAGACTTCTTTGGAGTGATCTTTTTGACGACGCTGGAGAGCGTATTGAGCAAAGCGGCGGACGAGGAGTTAGCGCAGCAAAGTGCCGTTGCGCAGCGCAAGTATGTGGCGCAGGTCAATCACGCGGTGAGCTATCTGGCATTGGTGGATCACGCCGTAGCCTTGTTGCTTGATCCACCCGGAACGGTAGCAGACACGCTCGCCCCCTTACACTTCCTCTTCAAAACCAACCCCACCCTGCATCGCCCCGAACGCCGGTTCCCCCGCCACCGAAGGTCGGGCTATCGGAGGGCCTGGTTTTATCGTTACTTGGTACGCACGGTGGCTTAA